The DNA window GTCAAGCGGTAGGCATTCTACAGAACGCCGATTTTTCCTGATGGTAAGGGAGATCGGCTTTTGTTTTCCTTGAATAAAAAAGGGCACACTCCCCAAAAAAAAGGGATTGACATTGACGTATACGTAAAGGTGTACAGTTATGGTGTCAGGAGGTGAACACATGGAATACACCGTGCAAAAGCTGGCTCAGTTGGCAGGAATCAGTACCAGAACACTTCGGTATTATGATGAGATCGGGATTCTGAAGCCAGCAAGAATCAACTCGTCGGGATACCGGATTTATGGTCAGGCGGAAGTAGACCGTTTACAGCAAATCCTGTTTTACAAGGAATTAGGGGTCAGTCTTGATGTAATTAAAGAAATCGTCACTTCCCCTTCCTATGACGGAGCCAAAGCTCTTCGGGAACACCGTGAACAACTCCTCGACAAAAGAAAGCGGTTGGATTTGCTGATCGCCATTGTGGAAAAAACAATTGCTTCAATGGAAGGGAGAATCATCATGACCGATAAAGAGAAGTTTGAAGGTTTCAAGCAGGAGATGATTGACGACAACGAGGCTAAGTACGGGAAAGAAATCCGTGCAAAATATGGCGATGATGTCGTGAACCGATCCAATGAAAAACTGAAGAACCTGACGAAAGAAGAGTATGAAGAGGTTACCCGTTTGGCGGATGAAGTCCTGGCGACACTTTCCGAAGCGTTTGCAAATGGTGACCCAGCCAGCGACATCGCGCAAAAAACGGCTGAGTTGCATAAGCAGTGGCTTATGTATTACTGGAGCGAATACAGCAAAGAAGCGCATGCTGAACTTGCCCAAATGTATGTGGATGATGTACGGTTTAAGGCATACTATGAAAAGAGGCCCGGTATGACCGAATTCCTGAGAGACGCGATTTACATCTATACAGGCGTTACGAAATAAATATAGGTAATGTGCGTTCACCAGATGGTTTGAACCTAGGAGAACACCACCGACTTTTCAGGTCCATGAGTGAGATCAGGTTGTTTGACCAGCGATGCGTTGTAATCAAAAGTAGGGGTGGATGGTTTCTTCCACGTAACTTAGTCATGCCAACCCAGCGGAAAAACCGCTGGGTCTTTCAATAATCTCACGTCAACCGGTAAAATACGGGAGGCGCTTTTTGTTGAAATCCTGCCCGATATACTAAATACTCGTATTTGAACCAGAGGGAGTATTTTCAACTCCTAGAAAAGGTTACTTTTGTTGGGGTGGACACTCCCGGTTTTTCACTCCGCCGACTGGATTACAGCATCATCACCGAGAGAAAAGCAAAGTACGCGGTTTATGAGAAGTTGACGCCACCGCGGATCTTAACATCCGAGGGCGAGTGCATCGTCGGGGAACTTAACACCGACCATTTCCCCAAAGGTGCCTAGGCGGGCATACCCGTTTCATCCGGCATCATTGAGGGAAGGGCGCGGGTTGTTTTAAAATGGAGGATGCTAACATCGAAAATGGCGATATCCTGGTGACTGTGCTCACTGATCCCAGCTGGACACCGTTGTTTGTATCAGTCAAAGACTTGGTGACGAAAGTAGGCGGGCTGATGACACATGGTTCTGTCATTGCGCGTGAATGCGGTATTCCGGCAGTCGTAGAGGTGGATAACGCCACGAAGCTGATTAAAGACGGACAGCGGATTCGTGTGAACGGCACAGAAGGGTATATTGAACTGTTGTGAATTGAGATGACCAATGTAAGTTAGCGGTCATTCATCCCTCGGATCTCCCCTTAACAGGTCCATCTTAAGAAGCGGAGAAGAAGTGATTAAGAAGTGAAAAGGAAGTGGCTAAGAAGTAACCAATCCACTTCTGGATTCCAAAAATGACAGCTCCTCACCTTCTAAAAACGTCGCTGAGTTAGGCCAAATTTTCGGGCTAAGTACATCGGTTCCCTTAACGTACAGGGAAGCGGTTTTTTGTCCTAAGCGATCCGGACCCGTTAGTATCGGAAGTTAGGACAATGGAAAAACATTGTTTATCCTGTTAAACAGGAATGAAAACATCTTGGGGACTCTTTTCCTAAAGGCTTTATAATTGTGTTCTGCACCGACCACAACTTGAAATTTGGTATTAGAAACCTTACTCTTCAGGATTTCATAAATAGCTTTGTTCGAAGCCACAAATTCTTTACTAATCGCATGTTCTTCCCCAGCTTCTTCTGTTCCACAGTCCAAGTAAAACAGTTCAATTGCAGAAATATCAGATGCACGTAATAAATTCTCTATTTCCTCTTGGTTCCGATAAAAGGCGGAAGATATTCCAGCTACTTTGGTGAAAATTTCGGGATAACGACAGGCAGCAAAAGTTGAAATGAGACCTCCTAATGAAACTCCCGCCATATAGGTCTTATTTGGGAGAGTGCGGTATTTATTATCTATTAATGGTTTCAGTTCATTTACAATAAAGTCGACGTAAGGTTCACCTCTACCTCCTAAGGAGCTGACATCACCTATTAGCTTTCTGCTAAATTCACCATTCACCCATGGACAATATTCATTCACTCGTCCTTCACGGGAAGGGTTGGAGTCAATACCTACCACGATGAGGTCAAAACCAATTTCATCTAAATAGGCTTCCAGTCCTAAAGAAGTTCCACCAATGGCGTCTTTATCTCGAAATACATTTTGTCCATCGTGCATATACAGAACAGGGAATCTCTTGCCTATCTGATGGTAACTTTGTGGCAAATAAACTCTTACGGTTCTCTCTGTGTCAAATGGAGTTATTAGAATCGAGAATTCATCGAGCATCAAGTCACCTTCTTCTATACGGTTTTTTCGGACTAAATTTTGTGGAAATGCCAAACTCTTTGACTTTGTGTTCCGGGGGATCTTTAAAATGGTCGGTAAACTTGCCCTGATAAGACAATGAATATGAACACCAGAATTATCATAATCCCCACAAAAGCTGCAATCCAAGAAACCCATTTCTTATTCAACTTCATAACCTGCCCCCCTCCCTTTTATTTAAATGGAGGCGGCATGCCCCCAACCAGCCCTCACAACAAGTTGAGGACAGGTGTACGGGTGTTCAGCAATAGGGATTGGATATACTGTTATGGGACCCCTGAATCTGTTGAACAGCGCTTCAATAAAAATAATGCGAATTCCTCTCACTTATTCCTTTTTATAAACATCTAAACATCACACGATGCTGGATCTAAATCACCGATAACGATAAATCATGAGGGCGTCATACTGATCCATTATCTGGTCCGATAATAATTATGGACAGTATATAGAGGCCAATTCCAATATTTAGTGCCTTGGGCGATGACAAAACGGTCTAACCAAAGTTCAAAATTTAGGTTCAAATTTTGGGCATCCTCGAAAATGCTGGATTCCCACCAGATTAGATAGTCGTTTTCTCCTTTATTCGCTTTGTCACCATCAATTAATAAATAACCACCATCTTGATATCCAATCGGATACCAAGATTCCAAGAACGACCCAACTTTTTATGTTCAATGATCTCTGACACCATATACAACTCAAATTGCCCGCCAAACCATGGTTTAAAAAGAACTGCGCCATTGTGTATCCGCAAAAAGGTTTTATAGTCTTCCGGAAGCTGTACTCCTGTGGAACGGGTAAATGTTTGAATTTCCTCATCTGTTGCGGGTTCTCGAAAATAAAACTCCATTTCCTCTACAAAGCCTTCTTCTTTCTGAACCGTTAGTTTATTATCAACCAAGCGTTTCTTAAGTCCAGCAAGTGTTTTCTGGATCAGGGATTGTTCCACCGGGCTCACTCCTTCTTTAGCACCCAGTATAAATTTTTGCACGGGTGACCGCGGCGGTGCCGCGGCGACCGTCTCATCGGGGTTAGGGGGAAGGAAAATAAGAAACGAGGTGCTGTTTAATAACAAGTTCAAAAGGGAATTGAAGCGAAGAAACGATACTTTGAGAAGGAGCAGATATATTTCAGCAATCAGTTTTTAGCGGTTAATGATGACTTTGACATAGAATGGAGAGATTTCATCTATAATTTATATAATAAAATTTGTAATGATGTATTTGCTCATAAAAACATATCATTTACATCGCCTTTTAATAGAATGTACATTTATAGGCTAAAAAAGGAAAGACCCGATATTCTGGATGTTTTTCTGCAAAAATCCCCTGGTGTTGATATTGATATTCCGATTTTATAATGCAAATGAACCAAAAAACATCACATATTTCGAAATATTGATCCTCGGGATTTCCCGCCGCGCCTCCCCCTTGTGTTACCGTTAAACAGGCTTTATTCGAATTCACCTTTGTTACAAAACCGCAACCATCTAGCATTCGCTCAAAAATGTGTCCTGTGAAAATTCTACTCCCGTATTCCGTATATAGGAGTGAAACCGGATCTGAAGGGGGGCAGTCCCAGACACGTGGACTGGTGAAGGAGGGCTGTGGAATGAAGAAATTATTCACCTCGATATTGTTGGTCATGCTCGTCGTTTTGACGGGCTGTGTTGGTCAAAAAAACGCCGCTGATTCTGCCTCTCCCAAACAGTTTCAAACTGCTGCTCAATTGGTAGAGGCAGTGGACGGTGACACCGCAAAGTTTAAGATTGACGGGAAAGTGGAAACAGTTCGGTTTCTCCTTATCAATACACCTAGGACGCATCACCCGAAGTTAGGAAAACAACCACTTGGGCCGGAAGCGAGTGCGTTTACTAAAAACCTGCTGACCCATGCCCATCGCATCACGTTGGAATTTGACGTTGAAAAAAGTGATAAATACGGTCGTATGCTGGCCTATGTGTATGCAGATGGGAAAAGCGTTCAGGAAGAACTGCTGAAAAGAGGACTCGCACGTGTTGGTTACATATACGAAAGCCGTCGGCACCTTGCCGATTTTCGGAAAGTAGAGAACGTGGCTAAAACGAAGCACTTAGGTATTTGGAAATGCCCCGGATATGTCACTGATCACGGCTTTGACCCCAGCAAATGGTGTGAAAACATACTTCCTGCTCCAGTGAAAAAACCCGTCGGTGACGTAGATTGTACCGATTTCAAGACAAAGGAAGAAGCGCAGTGGTTCTTTGAAATCCATCAACCCGGTGATCCATACAAGCTGGATGGTGATCAAGATGGTATCGCCTGTGAACAGTTACCTGCGAGCAGTTACCGTGAATAATACGGAGGCACAGGATGGATCAAAAACAATGATTACGGAGGCTGAAGACTTTAGAAACTGGTGATCTATTGATCTTTCCGCCATCTCGTTCATCCGACAGGATTGATGTCGGCCGATCGCTTGTTGGTACTCAGCCGGGTGGATCGTGATAATGGATGAGAAGGAACCATCTATATCTCGAAACGCTGAAAAGGTGATTGACTACCTTTTGACTCTCTCCGCCCGATCAACGAGCTGATTTGGAATGAGAAATGTATGAAACAATAATCTCTTGTGGAAAGACCTTGGCGATTAACGGAGCTCACGAGCCATGCCGTAGGTGGAGTTTTTTATTATACCCCCTGGAAAAGAGTGGTTTCTCTTGTCTCAAAA is part of the Polycladomyces subterraneus genome and encodes:
- a CDS encoding MerR family transcriptional regulator, which translates into the protein MEYTVQKLAQLAGISTRTLRYYDEIGILKPARINSSGYRIYGQAEVDRLQQILFYKELGVSLDVIKEIVTSPSYDGAKALREHREQLLDKRKRLDLLIAIVEKTIASMEGRIIMTDKEKFEGFKQEMIDDNEAKYGKEIRAKYGDDVVNRSNEKLKNLTKEEYEEVTRLADEVLATLSEAFANGDPASDIAQKTAELHKQWLMYYWSEYSKEAHAELAQMYVDDVRFKAYYEKRPGMTEFLRDAIYIYTGVTK
- a CDS encoding alpha/beta hydrolase; protein product: MLDEFSILITPFDTERTVRVYLPQSYHQIGKRFPVLYMHDGQNVFRDKDAIGGTSLGLEAYLDEIGFDLIVVGIDSNPSREGRVNEYCPWVNGEFSRKLIGDVSSLGGRGEPYVDFIVNELKPLIDNKYRTLPNKTYMAGVSLGGLISTFAACRYPEIFTKVAGISSAFYRNQEEIENLLRASDISAIELFYLDCGTEEAGEEHAISKEFVASNKAIYEILKSKVSNTKFQVVVGAEHNYKAFRKRVPKMFSFLFNRINNVFPLS
- a CDS encoding SMI1/KNR4 family protein, translated to MEQSLIQKTLAGLKKRLVDNKLTVQKEEGFVEEMEFYFREPATDEEIQTFTRSTGVQLPEDYKTFLRIHNGAVLFKPWFGGQFELYMVSEIIEHKKLGRSWNLGIRLDIKMVVIY
- a CDS encoding thermonuclease family protein — protein: MKKLFTSILLVMLVVLTGCVGQKNAADSASPKQFQTAAQLVEAVDGDTAKFKIDGKVETVRFLLINTPRTHHPKLGKQPLGPEASAFTKNLLTHAHRITLEFDVEKSDKYGRMLAYVYADGKSVQEELLKRGLARVGYIYESRRHLADFRKVENVAKTKHLGIWKCPGYVTDHGFDPSKWCENILPAPVKKPVGDVDCTDFKTKEEAQWFFEIHQPGDPYKLDGDQDGIACEQLPASSYRE